AGTTGTTTGCGGTTTAGACATTGAAGCAAAATTTATATTGTCATTGTTGCTTGAACCATGTACACTTTTTGGAATTTTGGCAAGGGTCCTAATAATGTTGGACAAGTCGTGGGTTCATATAAGTAGGTATGTACATTTCCCTAAGTGTTCAGGTTATAGAATTCCAAAAATTCGcgtcataacttttttttttcatgaactTAAGAGTTGATTCTGCATACGAGAGAGCTGCCCGAGCTTTTGTCAATGGTGTTACTGATAAGTTAGGAGTTAATGGGAAGATTGTATGTCCATGCGCCCGATGTCGTAATCTGTATCGCCATACAAGTGAGGAGGTTGTCTCTCATTTGGTTATAAATGGAATGGATGATGCTTACAAGGTACGGACGGATTGGTTTCACCATGGAGATGGTAGCTCTGTTGATGTAGTGGATGTTAAAGATAGATGCTGGAATGCTGAGATTCTTAGTTTATATGAAGCTGCAAACTTTGTAGATGAGGATTTAGCCAACCGGGGTTCACAGTTACGTGAGTCAGTTGAGGGTGAGGACAGGAAAGAAGATGAGTTTTTAGCAAAACTTGCAGAGGCTGAAACCCCCTTGTATCCGACGTGTTCTAGTCATAGCAAGCTATCAGCTGTAGTTTCTTTGTTTAGGATTAAGTCTCAGAATGGGTGGTCAGACAAGAGCTTTGATGACTTGCTGCAAACATTGCCAAATATGTTACCTGAAGACAATGTGCTGCACACATCAACTTATGATGTCAAGAAGtttttgaaaacttttgatATGGGATATCTAAAGATTCATGCTTGTGTTAACGACTGCTGCTTATTTAGAAAGAAGCTGAAGACGGCTGAGAGTTGCCCAACATGTAAAGCGTCTAGATGGAAGACCAACATGCATACTGGTGAAATCAAGAAGGGTGTTCCACAGAAGGTTTTGAGATATTTTCCGGTGATACCTCGTCTGAAAAGGATGTTCAGATCGGAGAAACTTGCAATGGATTTACGATGGCATTTCAATAACAAGAGCACAGATGGGAAACTCCGACATCCAGTAGACTCTGTTACTTGGCAGTCAATGAATGACAAGTATCCGTCGTTTGCAGCGGAGGAGAGGAATTTGCGACTTGGGCTTTCAACAGATGGGTTTAATCCCTTTAGTATGAAGAACAGCCGATACAGTTGCTGGCCTGTGTTACTGGTGAATTACAACATGGCTCCTGACCTATGTATGAAGGAGGAGAACATAATGCTCAGTCTGCTGATTCCAGGACCACATCAGCCGGgtaatagtatagatgtttaCTTAGAGCCGTTGATTGAAGATTTAAAACAGTTGTGGTCAATAGGTGAGCCAACGTATGATGCAGTTAGTAAGACTACCTTTACCCTTAAGGCAATGCTACTTTGGACTATTAGTGATTTCCCGGCTTACGGGAATCTTGCTGGTTGTAAAGTGAAGGGTAAAATGGGTTGTCCTATATGCGGGAAGCACACAGATAGTTTGTGGCTGAAGAATAGTAGGAAGTTTGTATTTATGGGCCACCGGAAAAGTTTGCCTCCCTTGCATAGTTTTAGAGGAAAGAAGGCTTGGTTTGATGGGAAAACGGAACATGGGACGAAGGGAAGGGTACTCACAGGCAGGAATGTCTCATATGTGTTGAGAAATTACAAGAATGTTTTTGGTAATAGAAAACAGTCTGGGAAAAAGAGGGCTACTCGAGTTGACATACCATCTGATAAGGAAGATGAACTAAGTGGATCTGATGAGGATGAAGATGTAGGAGATAAAGACGAAGAGGAATTGTCTAGATGGAAAAAACGTTCCATTTTTTTCTCATTGCCTTATTGGGAGgtatgtttaaaattaaacatttactAACTGTTTAAGTCTGTAAGAGCTGTtctgatatttttctttatttgcttTGTCATGAGAAGGAGCTCCCTGTTCGGCATAATCTAGACGTTATGCATGTGGAGAGGAATGTGGCTGCAAGCTTGATTGCGACATTGTTACATTGTGGCAATTCAAAGGATGGTCTAAAGGCTAGAAAGGATCTTGAAAGTCTTGGTATCAGGAAAGATTTGCATCCAAAAGCTCAGGGTAAAAGGACATTACTTCCACCAGCTCCCTGGTCTTTATCAAAGTCAGAGAAACACATCTTCTGTAAGCGGCTATATGATTTTAAAGGTCCTGATGGCTACTGTGCTAATATATCTAGTTGTGTATCATTAGAGGAGTGTAAGGTGTTGGGACtcaaatctcatgattatcacGTCCTAATGCAACAACTACTGCCAGTAGCAATCAGGGGCTTACTACCTAAGGGTCCTAGGGTAGCCATTCTCCGCTTATGCGCTTTCTTCAACCTTCTATGCCAACGAGTAATCGATATGGAACAACTTCAGCAAATGGAATCTGAAATCGTGGAGACTCTCTGCATTTTTGAAAGATTTTGGCCACCAAGTTTCTTCGACATCATGGTTCACTTGTGTGTGCATCTAGGCAGAGAAGCTAGACTTGGTGGTCCGGTCCATTTCCGATGGATGTATCCATTTGAAAGGTATGTTCTCCACtgaaaaaattattaatcttccTAATGGACTTACTAATCATGACCTATGTTCTTTTAAAACAGGTATATGAAAGTCTTGAAAGACTATGTCAGAAACACAGCAAGACCAGAGGGGTGTATAGCTGAGTCTTATCTTGCGGATGAGTGCATGAAGTTCTGCTCGGCTTTCTTGACTACTACAACAAATGTGCAAGAAAAAGAGGACAGAAACACTGAGTATGAGAGTAAGTCCATCCTCGAAGGTCGTCCTATATCAGCCGCCCGCTCATTCCAATTTTCAGAAGCAGAGTTGAAAATAGCTCATCTTGCTGTAATACAGAACACGGCCATGGTGGATCCATATGTTGAGTAAGTTTCTcttagtatatataaaagtattgaTTGTGACTTTTATAAGATTTCAGTGTTGAGGTTTGCTTTTTCCATTTGCAAGTGCTCATTTACAACATCTACAAGACTCGAATAGTAGATGTCAAAGGGATGCAACATATTTATGGCGTATGCACACTGAAAAATTTGCAGCGTGGCTAAAGCAACAGGTCTGCTAGTACTGTATATGTTTCAATCCGATTTTATACCATGTTGTGTAGCTAACAATTTTTAATGGAATAAATTTTAGATATCTATTGATTCACCTGATGAGGAAGACACTCTGAAGTGGCTGGCTTATGGTCCTCGTAGTATAGCCAGATCTTACACAGGCTACATTGTGAATGGGCTACGATTTCACACAAATGTGGTGCATAGGCTAAGTCAGAATAGTGGTGTTTACTATGAAGCAACAGCAATGTGTAGATCTAGTGCAAAGGACACAGCTCAGGTGGTCGACGTTGTATCCTACTATGGGAGAGTAGTTGATATTATATTACTAGACTACAATGGCTTCTACGTCCCAATATTCAGGTGTGAGTGGGCAGTTAAAGGTAACGGTGTGAAGGTAGAGGATGGCTTTACGCTGGTTAATTTTAATCACAGCCACATATCCTTTGCAAAGGATCCATTCATTTTAGCATCTCAAGCGAGACAAATATTTTACTCAAGGGACACTGATGAATCGAGTTGGTATGTAGTTATGAAGGGTCCATGTAGAAGATACAGTGATGAGAAACCTGAAGATGGACATGCAGATGTAGGACCATTGCCTTCGGATATAGATATGTGTCTGGAAGACATATCAGATGAGGCTGAGAATGTCAGAGATGATTGTGAAGGAATATACGTTTGACATATCAGATGAGTCTGAGAATGTCAGAGATGATTGTGAAGGAatatacgttttttttttgggttttccaTGACATTCTAGTTGGTTACTTTCCAATGCAATATATGATTGATTTCACTGATTACCTATATTTATTTCTGTTTGCATATAGTGTTGAGTTGGTTTGacatttgattaatttttttgagtTTCCCTTTAGTTTGTTGCAGGAAAGCCATGGCTAAAGGAAAAAGGGGATCAAAGAAAAGGAAGATGATTGTGCACGATGATGAGCCTGAATTTATCCGCACCATATATACTAAAGAAACGCAAGATGAGAAGCAGATAGAGGGATCACAGCCTGAAGACACACAGCCGGAAGTGCAGCCTTGGGACACACAGCAGGAGATTCCGCCTCTGGACACACAGCCGAATATGCAGCCTTGGGACACACAGCAAGAGATTCCGCCTCTGGAAACACAGCAGGAATCGCAGCCTCAAGACACACAAGAGAAAGAATCCGAAGGTGCAAAGGCTCATGTCGATGGTGCTAAGTCTACTGATGAGGGTACTGATACTGTTCAGCCGAACAATAAAAAACGACGAGGACCAACGAAGATGAAAGATATTGCGAGAGATCCTAATGCACGGATCAAGGTGGATTTCACAGCATTTGGAGAACCCTGTGGAGAAGGATCAGTTAAGCTCTCTTCGTACTTAGGTCCCTTGGTGAGGGAACATGTTCCTGTGGTGATAGATGATTGGAGAAAAATAGGCGACGACCGGAAAACTGTTCTATGGAAATCTGTTCAGGTAATTTGTTTCTGTTGACACTATAACTAAATTAACGAACTCTGCCTTACAACTTTTAATGTTCTTGTAGTTACGTTTTGAACTGGATGGAGAGTACGAGAAAGCGGCAGTTATGAAACAGATGGGATGCATATGGAGGGCCTCTAAATCACGCTTGGTTAATCAGATTCTGAATGCTGAAAATCACACAGAGCGTTTGAAGTTGAGGCCAGATAATATTCAACTTGCAGAGTGgaagaagtttgtgaaagagaAGACTAGTAAAGAGTTCAGGGTATGACATcttaattagttatattatcTTACATCTGCTTTCTAACACTTCTATATAGGCTGTTAGGGAGTCGTACAAGGAAAGAAGACGTAAGCAGATTCCTCACACATGTAGCCGTAAAGGAATGGTTAGATTGGCAGAAGATTTAGTAAGTATATATACAGGAGCCTGATTTGTGTAtttattggaatttttttggaatttttttgttcttgaatCATAAACCTGAATCATTATGCAGAAAAAGGATGGCACTGAAGTGACGAGACTGAATGTGTGGGTGAAGTCACGAACTAAAAAGGATGGCACTGCAGTAAACACAGATGCTGCTGACAAAATAGTAATTCTTATGTTGTTCTCTTATTCATTTGTGATGTTTAAAATTAgagttaaaaatctcacataaaAATTTGAACTTGTGACAGGAAAAGGCTACTGAGTTTATTCGGTCTGACCATCaaggatcatcatcatcaaacccAAAAGAAGATACTCTTACTCAGATCTTGGGACCTGACAATCCTGGACGATTGAGGGCTATGGGTAGAGGAATGAGTGTGAGCAAACTGGCTTTTTTCGAAGTGAAGAACAAGTATGTGACTGAAATGCAACAGACACAAAATAAGTTGAAGCAGCAGGTCGAAGAATTGCAAGAGGCTCTTGCTAAAATGAATAGTCGAGTAAGTGTTTCTGAGCAACTCtcctgtgattttttttttcttattaaagaACACAAaccttatttatttttctaattacAGAGGCCAGAATCGGAAGAGGGTGAGAATTCAGCACCAAGAGTAAGTACTTGTGCAAATCGGATTCATGCTCAACTAACTTGAACGGAATGTAACTGTTGTGTTGATTAATCTTTGTAGAGTGTGACGAATAATTGGACACCACAGCCTAAGTGTATCCTATATGATTGGTGTGACAAGGAATGCAAAGTAGCCGAGGGTCGTTTTCTGTCATCGGATGAAATGGAGTTTGTTAACAATGTGCCATTGGGCCCTAATTCAGTTAAGGTGGTAGTTGAGACGGCTATTGAAGTAGATGCATTTCTTTGGAGACCGGCGCCAAAAATTTACACTATTGGTCAGGCTGTAGGAGAAACAGTTGCGTGGCCTCAAGAttctcttcttgttcttgaCGAGGAGATCGATCCAGATCACATTCTTGGTAAAGTAAGGTTTTCAGTCCTCATCTCACTTTGGTGTCTAAGTTTCTGTTTTCTAAAATCTAGTAATGTATTTCACGTGTTGAATTTATTGTTTTGACAGAGCCCTGAGACAGTAGAGAAGAACAACTGCAAACTTCTACATTGGTTAACACAGGATGAAGAAACAGTTGCTGAAGGTCGTTGGGAGAGTCGTGATCCCAAAGCCTTGGTGGATGGCCTTCCTCTTGGACCAAATGCTGTGAAAGTATATGTAGATGCGGTGACGTTACCTCAGACTTTTCTTTGGAGGCCAACAGAAAAACACTCAACCCTCGGTGATTGTTTGAAGTCGTATGTAGCATGGCCTCTCAGCAGAGTTTCATTCGACAGTTTAAACTCTGAGTCACCAGCTACAGAATCTCCTATTACGCAGTCACAAGTACACACTCCACCGGCTCCtgctaatattttaaaaccagTGGCACAAACTCCTTCAAGCTCTCGGAAGGTAAGTAGTAGTGTAGGTTGTGTTGATATATCTAATAAAGTTGGTAATGCTTTCATATGTGTTACACTAATGGACATCATTCTCATACACAGATTGTGAAAGAAGGTCAGAAGTGCAAACTGCTCGACATTACCGGTCAGAAAGTTGTTGTTGCAGAAGGACGCTGGTCTTCAAACAACCCAGAACAGTTAGTGCATTTTGTTCCTTTGGGAAAAAATGCAGTTCGTGTGTGGGTTGATGTAGTCAAGGTGGATGATGCCATGGTTTGGAGGCCTACATCTGCAATCGAGTGTATGGAGGATGCTATTGGTACCACTATAGCATGGCCTGAAGACAAGGTTGTCATCGTGTGAGGATGAATAAGAACGTATGGTCTTCTATTTTCATTGCTTTAGAACTTATGAACTTATGGTACTTAGTGCAAATGACACTTGTGTTCTTACTTTTGAACTTAATTATGATATGGTATTTCTATTATGAAATTTCAGACTTTGTTTACTTCTTTTTGAGCATTTTGTGTATTTATAGTGAACCATTTATTGGGCGAAATAGCATATTTTAATGGGTGAAATAGCATATAAAATAAGTTATGATACACTCACTTGATATCACGAAAAAAATGCTATAAATCATATGAACATAACTCAATACCACTGCTGCAACACATCATAAAGTAGCACCAATGTAAAGCTACTACAACGTAATTGATGGCTACAGAATATAgctattttacaaaaatatatagcaACATAAAAAAGTTATTACATAATTTAGAACAGCACAAAATAATAGCTATTAATAGGTTTAATACAGCAGATAAATATAGCTGTTATACAATTTCCTATAGCATAAATTGTGTGTAATAAATAACCGTAACACAGCGAAAACATAACGCTATTAAAGGCTACTCTACGATAGCGTCATCCGAAAACGCTATCGTATATAGGGACTCTATTATAGCGGTCGTTTTCATAGCATTTGTAAAACCGCTATGGATACCATATAATAGCGTTATCCGTATGCTATTAAAAGCCATATTTGTTGTAgtgtagtagtttaaaacccatctaaatcattggttgcacttagattaagtgagtacttgcattctcattgcTTCGAATTCccttagaactggtttgacaatcactatactacaacatttgtcttagaagcctgaaaactcctaacatcagtcCTGAAGTTTTCGACAATCTATTTACCGCTACTTCTGTCCCATTCGGAAATGTACCCTAACATGTACTACGTTAGGCCCaagtttaatgaaaataatacaCAAAATAAGGTGCAGTTAGGGAACTAATTGTAGTATTACTAACCTTGCAAACCTCGCCAAAACCACCTCGACCAATATTTAGTCTCTAAAAAACCAGTTGTTGCAGCTTGAATCATTTTATAGTCCAGTTGCAGCGAGTCTGCGCTTGATATTTCATCTCCTTTTGCACAATAAAAGTATTAGTAaggagacaaaaaaaatgttgatcATTGACACGCTAACAAGAGTAGATAAAGATTGTTGATTAATTAGATGAATCCTTACAATCAGATGCAGTTGCTGTATCATAAGCctccttcttcctctttgtAAAGAAACAATAACCAGCTATCAAAAGCAGAACAACCACTATGGTTGACACAACAATGGGTACCACTAACAAGTTTGATTTCCCACCTTTCCAAACATAGTTTGCTCAATAACAGAGAATTCATATAATCAATCTAAACCCAATGTGAAAGGACAAAACTTTCAATAGTTTGATTGATATTTTCGAGAAATCAATTGccaaaaaaacagaggaaaaacACAGAGCTCTGACCAGGTCGTGCAACAGCTGAAACCGCAGGTGGTGTTGGTGGTCGTTGTTGTTAAGCTAGATgagcttccaacctaaaaccaatcgGTGATAAGTGGAGTAgaccatctatcttatatattgcttAGGATCTCTTCCAACTACCGATGTGGGACACTTAGTGTCTAATAGAAAGAGCCGCTCTGTGGAATTGTTGTAAACTTTAGCTCCGTTTGTTTTAGTTGATTGTCTAGTGTTTCATGTCTCTTTCTGTAGTGTTTCATTTTCATGAAGGTGCCTCGCACTCTTTTGTTTTTGCATTGTTGTTTTAACTAAGTCACAATCGGCTTTTAAAATGTTGTTAATGTGAATGATTCTCGTACAAAATCTCTATTTATTAATATGGCTGTATGATTGAAAATTTATTTGTGTAATGAAGGTGCGCAATTGCTAGTGTTTCATGTCCTTTTGTttcaaatgtaaaataaatttatataatggaACAAAACATCTCGCAGTTCCAATGTGTTAATCAATCAATCACCTTTCTCTCAAAAGCCTTTTTTAATCTTCTTaagctttctttttttgataaaactaTAAGAAAAGTTGGTTTATTACTAGAGTGTTatacatcttttaaaaattactaaagTATTTGGATACTCCTAGTAACTGACAATAAGGGcttttggttagtttttttttaattgaaattatttttaaacattaaatccACATCACTAATTAAGTATCCACATCATTAATAGAAAACAATCAACCATCTCTTTAATTACATAACGttgaaaaaaatacaacaacACAGCACAACTTCATCGAAGAACTAAAGGAACCCTAACCGTCTCTTCCCTGAAATCGTCATCGACATTGTGTATACTCCGTCTTCTTCGAACTAACTCTCTGTCTTGTCTTCTCCGATATCGTCTTCCCCGAAATCGTCGTCTCCGATCGTTTTTACGAAATATTTTTCGCTGTAATCTCCTGAAATCATCTTCTCTGCTGCGTTTTTCGAGTTTGTGGCtgagttttaatttatgttgtggatgagttacttttcttttacggctggtttatatatgcagttttgtttatatatgcagttgtggctgagttactttCCGCCAATCTCCGAAAACCTAGCTATAAGAAGTGTGCATTCCGAAGAGAAAAGACAAATACATTCCAAAAAACACCCAGATCGACAATTGTGGGATGTATTTAATTAAGTTTGTATGTGATTTCATACCCATATTtggataatctaattttttttcagatctgagtgagagaaaattgaaccaaaaaaatgaaggagaTGTAAAGAAGTGACCTATTCAGCGGAGACGACACAGAGGAGTTCACTGAAGCTTGGATACATGGATGAATACCGGAATGGTGCAGAAAACctgtatttttggttttctatgtaaaaaacATAACTCACCCATGTATTGTGTGTTTGATTTATGCTATGTTTACACTACTCAGCCGTGTCGTTTATATATCTCAGCCGTGTCGTttacataactcagccatacttcaaacataccctaaaatcaaaaaatgtttagataactcagccgtatcgtttatataaatcaccaatacctcaaacataccctaaaatcaGAAAACAGAATTCAAGTACTTTAAGAAGTTATATTGAAGATCATCTTATCAATATCAAGTGAATATAAATAAACTGAATGTGTATAGTTTCTTAAACTTCAAGTTGAGACTTTAACTTTTGAGATATATGTTCTCTTACAATCACTTATACAATTCTGACTTACAAGACTctaactttaatcttttcttaaatataaacctcaaatcataaattatagaattataaagttataaaaatttaaagtttatctttgaacattaaatccaatatttttattattatttaaagtttaaggtttaggtttaAAGTTTACGTTTGTAGT
This genomic stretch from Brassica napus cultivar Da-Ae chromosome C9, Da-Ae, whole genome shotgun sequence harbors:
- the LOC111203870 gene encoding uncharacterized protein LOC111203870, giving the protein MAKGKRGSKKRKMIVHDDEPEFIRTIYTKETQDEKQIEGSQPEDTQPEVQPWDTQQEIPPLDTQPNMQPWDTQQEIPPLETQQESQPQDTQEKESEGAKAHVDGAKSTDEGTDTVQPNNKKRRGPTKMKDIARDPNARIKVDFTAFGEPCGEGSVKLSSYLGPLVREHVPVVIDDWRKIGDDRKTVLWKSVQLRFELDGEYEKAAVMKQMGCIWRASKSRLVNQILNAENHTERLKLRPDNIQLAEWKKFVKEKTSKEFRAVRESYKERRRKQIPHTCSRKGMVRLAEDLKKDGTEVTRLNVWVKSRTKKDGTAVNTDAADKIEKATEFIRSDHQGSSSSNPKEDTLTQILGPDNPGRLRAMGRGMSVSKLAFFEVKNKYVTEMQQTQNKLKQQVEELQEALAKMNSRRPESEEGENSAPRSVTNNWTPQPKCILYDWCDKECKVAEGRFLSSDEMEFVNNVPLGPNSVKVVVETAIEVDAFLWRPAPKIYTIGQAVGETVAWPQDSLLVLDEEIDPDHILGKSPETVEKNNCKLLHWLTQDEETVAEGRWESRDPKALVDGLPLGPNAVKVYVDAVTLPQTFLWRPTEKHSTLGDCLKSYVAWPLSRVSFDSLNSESPATESPITQSQVHTPPAPANILKPVAQTPSSSRKIVKEGQKCKLLDITGQKVVVAEGRWSSNNPEQLVHFVPLGKNAVRVWVDVVKVDDAMVWRPTSAIECMEDAIGTTIAWPEDKVVIV
- the LOC125592737 gene encoding uncharacterized protein LOC125592737, with the protein product MLDKSWVHISRVDSAYERAARAFVNGVTDKLGVNGKIVCPCARCRNLYRHTSEEVVSHLVINGMDDAYKVRTDWFHHGDGSSVDVVDVKDRCWNAEILSLYEAANFVDEDLANRGSQLRESVEGEDRKEDEFLAKLAEAETPLYPTCSSHSKLSAVVSLFRIKSQNGWSDKSFDDLLQTLPNMLPEDNVLHTSTYDVKKFLKTFDMGYLKIHACVNDCCLFRKKLKTAESCPTCKASRWKTNMHTGEIKKGVPQKVLRYFPVIPRLKRMFRSEKLAMDLRWHFNNKSTDGKLRHPVDSVTWQSMNDKYPSFAAEERNLRLGLSTDGFNPFSMKNSRYSCWPVLLVNYNMAPDLCMKEENIMLSLLIPGPHQPGNSIDVYLEPLIEDLKQLWSIGEPTYDAVSKTTFTLKAMLLWTISDFPAYGNLAGCKVKGKMGCPICGKHTDSLWLKNSRKFVFMGHRKSLPPLHSFRGKKAWFDGKTEHGTKGRVLTGRNVSYVLRNYKNVFGNRKQSGKKRATRVDIPSDKEDELSGSDEDEDVGDKDEEELSRWKKRSIFFSLPYWEELPVRHNLDVMHVERNVAASLIATLLHCGNSKDGLKARKDLESLGIRKDLHPKAQGKRTLLPPAPWSLSKSEKHIFCKRLYDFKGPDGYCANISSCVSLEECKVLGLKSHDYHVLMQQLLPVAIRGLLPKGPRVAILRLCAFFNLLCQRVIDMEQLQQMESEIVETLCIFERFWPPSFFDIMVHLCVHLGREARLGGPVHFRWMYPFERYMKVLKDYVRNTARPEGCIAESYLADECMKFCSAFLTTTTNVQEKEDRNTEYESKSILEGRPISAARSFQFSEAELKIAHLAVIQNTAMVDPYVDAHLQHLQDSNSRCQRDATYLWRMHTEKFAAWLKQQISIDSPDEEDTLKWLAYGPRSIARSYTGYIVNGLRFHTNVVHRLSQNSGVYYEATAMCRSSAKDTAQVVDVVSYYGRVVDIILLDYNGFYVPIFRCEWAVKGNGVKVEDGFTLVNFNHSHISFAKDPFILASQARQIFYSRDTDESSWYVVMKGPCRRYSDEKPEDGHADVGPLPSDIDMCLEDISDEAENVRDDCEGIYV